One Pseudomonas sp. AN-1 genomic region harbors:
- the phaP gene encoding TIGR01841 family phasin (Members of this family are phasins (small proteins associated with inclusions such as PHA granules). Note that several different families of phasins have been named PhaP despite very little sequence similarity to each other.) has protein sequence MPIAKNEIAGRVQQWHSPAQVFSHSHPRETSSMSFFDSEKLQAAQKSNLELLQQMNTKFLKGLEQLGHLQIATLRSVSEETFENASKLLAVRDPQSFTAVIGSLAHPANQAERMMEFNRQVYDLISSTQADIAKLGERQAARNAQQVQELVDEIAKNAPAGSESAVAVLKSAVETAGNVIESAQKTAKQAAEIAENGIAAATSAAGQAAREATKAAGGARK, from the coding sequence ATGCCGATCGCCAAGAATGAAATTGCAGGTCGCGTGCAGCAGTGGCACTCGCCGGCACAGGTTTTCAGCCATTCTCATCCTCGGGAGACTTCATCCATGTCCTTCTTCGATTCTGAAAAACTGCAGGCTGCCCAGAAATCCAACCTCGAGCTGCTGCAGCAAATGAACACCAAGTTCCTCAAGGGCCTCGAACAGCTCGGCCATCTGCAGATCGCCACCCTGCGTTCGGTCAGCGAGGAAACCTTCGAGAACGCAAGCAAACTGCTTGCCGTTCGTGATCCGCAGAGCTTCACTGCGGTCATCGGTTCCCTGGCCCATCCGGCCAACCAGGCCGAGCGCATGATGGAGTTCAACCGCCAGGTGTACGACCTGATCTCCAGCACCCAGGCCGACATCGCCAAGCTCGGCGAACGTCAGGCTGCCCGCAACGCGCAGCAGGTGCAGGAACTGGTAGACGAAATTGCAAAGAACGCGCCAGCCGGCTCCGAGTCTGCCGTGGCCGTGCTCAAGTCCGCCGTCGAGACTGCCGGCAACGTGATCGAAAGCGCGCAGAAGACTGCCAAGCAGGCCGCCGAAATCGCCGAGAACGGCATCGCCGCCGCCACTTCGGCTGCTGGCCAGGCTGCTCGCGAAGCCACCAAGGCTGCCGGCGGCGCTCGCAAGTAA
- the phaR gene encoding polyhydroxyalkanoate synthesis repressor PhaR, which produces MTDRKHVRLIKKYANRRLYDTQTSTHITLQDIRQLVIQEEPFQVVDAKTGEDLTRSILLQIIQEAESGGEPIFSSEMLKGIIRFYGPFQGMLGNYLEKSIQAVIDVQAKTGQQSSQAWSDFMRSQLPVMQDLMGQYVEQSKQLYLSTQNLFGMFPGFPGTASRSDKDGKKDKDGDAS; this is translated from the coding sequence ATGACTGATCGGAAGCATGTCCGCCTGATCAAGAAATACGCCAACCGTCGTCTTTACGATACGCAGACCAGCACGCACATAACGCTGCAGGATATACGTCAGCTGGTCATCCAGGAGGAACCTTTCCAGGTGGTCGACGCCAAGACCGGCGAAGACCTGACCCGCAGCATCCTGCTGCAGATCATCCAGGAAGCGGAAAGCGGCGGCGAGCCGATCTTCTCCAGCGAGATGCTCAAGGGGATCATCCGCTTCTACGGCCCGTTCCAGGGCATGCTCGGCAACTATCTGGAGAAAAGCATCCAGGCGGTGATCGACGTGCAGGCCAAGACCGGCCAGCAGTCCTCCCAGGCCTGGAGCGACTTCATGCGCAGCCAGCTGCCGGTCATGCAGGATCTGATGGGCCAGTACGTCGAGCAATCCAAGCAGCTGTACCTGAGCACGCAGAACCTGTTCGGCATGTTCCCGGGTTTCCCGGGTACCGCCAGCCGCAGCGACAAGGATGGCAAGAAGGACAAGGATGGCGACGCCAGCTGA
- a CDS encoding tyrosine-type recombinase/integrase: MPTTPLPLFETYSRFLELNFLQISEELPVVREYLASFPAELQAIDGYLAVRGFLKSYAGNEPTFNSYRTHVERLLLWALLVARKPLLELRRRDAEAFMEFCLRPPRDWIGPMVRSRFVRIGGRKKLESDSYVVNEDWRPFSITVPKRNRSLDGSAAPGSDSRPYRMSQGSVAQVFAVCGSFFQHATDEGLTEVNPFRAVKQKSVYKQRNTLDVSGRSLTQLQWSYVIETAEKMADEDEVHERTLFILATLFAMYLRVSDLVGRDNWEPTMGDFRRDTTGNWWFHVVGKGNKAAKISVRDDYIQTYLTRYRRHLGLPALPSPHETHPLLSTLKGRAGLSDRHLRLLLQQVFDRALERMVEEGWSNDEVDHLRSASLHWLRHTSATFDAPHRDMKDLQADLRHNSLSTTQNTYYNSLDEQRAHSVKHLRIKE, encoded by the coding sequence ATGCCTACGACGCCGTTGCCCCTGTTCGAAACCTACAGCCGTTTCCTTGAGCTGAACTTCCTGCAGATCAGCGAGGAACTCCCGGTCGTCCGCGAATACCTCGCCAGCTTTCCTGCCGAGCTGCAGGCCATCGACGGCTATCTCGCGGTCCGCGGCTTTCTCAAGTCCTACGCCGGCAACGAGCCCACTTTCAATTCCTACCGCACCCATGTCGAGCGGCTCTTGCTCTGGGCGCTGCTGGTCGCCCGCAAGCCGCTGCTCGAGTTGCGTCGCCGGGATGCCGAGGCCTTCATGGAGTTCTGCCTGCGGCCGCCCAGGGACTGGATCGGGCCGATGGTCCGCTCCCGCTTCGTGCGCATCGGCGGCCGCAAGAAGCTCGAGTCCGACAGCTATGTGGTCAACGAGGACTGGCGCCCGTTCAGCATCACCGTGCCCAAGCGCAACCGCTCGCTGGACGGATCCGCCGCGCCGGGCAGCGACAGCCGACCCTACCGGATGTCCCAGGGCTCGGTGGCCCAGGTCTTCGCCGTGTGCGGCAGCTTCTTCCAGCACGCCACCGACGAGGGACTGACCGAGGTCAACCCGTTCCGGGCTGTCAAGCAGAAATCGGTCTACAAGCAGCGCAACACCCTGGATGTCTCGGGACGCTCGCTCACCCAGTTGCAATGGAGCTACGTCATCGAGACCGCCGAGAAAATGGCCGACGAGGACGAGGTCCACGAACGCACGCTGTTCATCCTGGCCACGCTGTTCGCCATGTACCTGCGGGTATCCGACCTGGTCGGGCGCGACAACTGGGAGCCGACCATGGGCGATTTCCGCCGCGATACCACCGGCAACTGGTGGTTCCACGTGGTCGGCAAAGGCAACAAGGCGGCGAAGATCAGCGTGCGCGACGACTATATCCAGACCTACCTGACCCGCTACCGCCGGCACCTGGGCCTGCCTGCCCTGCCCTCGCCCCACGAGACGCATCCCCTGCTCTCCACGCTCAAGGGGCGCGCTGGCCTTTCCGACCGTCACCTGCGCCTGCTGCTGCAGCAGGTCTTCGACCGCGCGCTGGAGCGGATGGTCGAGGAAGGCTGGAGCAACGACGAGGTCGACCACCTGCGCTCGGCCTCGCTGCACTGGCTGCGGCATACCTCTGCCACCTTCGACGCCCCCCACCGGGACATGAAGGACCTGCAGGCCGACCTGCGTCACAACAGCCTGAGCACCACGCAGAACACCTACTACAACTCGCTGGATGAACAGCGGGCACATTCGGTGAAGCATCTGCGGATCAAGGAGTAG
- a CDS encoding YMGG-like glycine zipper-containing protein, which translates to MPRCLSFCLASGLAIASACALAETVTPLQGQSPETMQQDISACQAQAGSASTSSPQTGGRARGAVAGAAAGAAAAGVRGRQHEEVYDRLDEDVQQEYRQNQAREAAAAGVVVGGSRQRQDRRQDRRNAEQNTSSAYTSCMQQRGYQVTP; encoded by the coding sequence ATGCCAAGATGCCTTTCTTTCTGCCTCGCCAGCGGGCTGGCCATCGCCAGTGCCTGCGCACTCGCCGAGACGGTCACCCCGCTGCAGGGCCAGTCGCCGGAAACCATGCAGCAGGACATCAGCGCCTGCCAGGCCCAGGCCGGCAGCGCCAGCACCAGCAGCCCGCAGACCGGCGGTCGGGCACGGGGTGCCGTCGCCGGAGCCGCGGCCGGCGCCGCCGCGGCGGGAGTACGCGGCCGCCAGCACGAGGAGGTGTATGACCGCCTCGATGAGGACGTCCAGCAGGAATACCGGCAGAACCAGGCCAGGGAAGCCGCAGCGGCCGGCGTGGTGGTGGGCGGCTCGCGCCAGCGCCAGGACCGGCGCCAGGATCGCCGCAATGCCGAGCAGAATACCTCGTCGGCCTACACCAGCTGCATGCAGCAGCGCGGCTACCAGGTCACGCCCTGA
- a CDS encoding SulP family inorganic anion transporter, with translation MKPTRLRADVLAGLTTSFALVPECIAFALVAQLNPLMGLYGAFIICTLTALFGGRPGMVSGAAGSMAVVIVALVVQHGAQYLLATVLLGGLIMVAFGLLRLGKLIRMVPHPVMLGFVNGLAIVIALSQQEHFRDGEAWLSGTALYLMLGLVALTMAIVYLLPRLTRAVPPALVAILGVGAAVYLLDLPTHTLGDMANIAGGLPAFALPDIPWNLETLAIIAPYAVLMALVGLLETLLTLNLTDEITESRGYPDRECTALGAANIASGLFGGMGGCAMIGQTMINLSSGGRGRLSGVVAGVMILLFVLFLSPLIERIPLAALVGVMFVVAQQTFAWASLRVLGKVPLNDALVIVAVTMITVFTDLATAVLCGIVIAALNFAWQQARELYADSDLQADGSKLYRVHGTLFFASTTPFLNQFDVAGDPAQVTLDCRHLSFVDYSAIAALKTLRERYAKAGKHLRVLHLSERCKQLLKRAGVHHD, from the coding sequence ATGAAACCCACACGTCTGCGCGCCGATGTCCTGGCCGGACTCACCACCTCCTTCGCGCTGGTGCCCGAGTGCATCGCCTTCGCCCTGGTCGCCCAGCTCAATCCGCTGATGGGCCTGTACGGCGCCTTCATCATCTGCACCCTCACCGCGCTGTTCGGCGGCCGGCCGGGCATGGTCTCCGGCGCCGCCGGCTCGATGGCCGTGGTCATCGTCGCGCTGGTGGTACAGCACGGGGCCCAGTACCTGCTGGCCACCGTGCTGCTCGGCGGCTTGATCATGGTCGCCTTCGGCCTGCTGCGCCTCGGCAAGCTGATCCGCATGGTGCCGCACCCGGTGATGCTCGGCTTCGTCAACGGCCTGGCCATCGTCATCGCCCTGTCCCAGCAGGAGCACTTCAGGGACGGCGAGGCCTGGCTGAGCGGCACGGCGCTGTACCTGATGCTGGGACTGGTGGCGCTGACCATGGCCATCGTCTACCTGCTGCCGCGCCTGACCCGCGCGGTGCCGCCGGCGCTGGTGGCGATCCTCGGCGTCGGTGCGGCGGTCTACCTGCTCGACCTGCCGACCCACACCCTCGGCGACATGGCCAACATCGCCGGCGGCCTGCCCGCCTTCGCCCTGCCGGACATCCCCTGGAACCTGGAAACCCTGGCCATCATCGCCCCCTACGCGGTGCTGATGGCGCTGGTCGGCCTGCTGGAAACCCTGCTGACCCTCAACCTCACCGACGAGATCACCGAGAGCCGCGGCTATCCGGACCGCGAGTGCACGGCCCTCGGCGCAGCCAACATCGCCTCCGGCCTGTTCGGCGGCATGGGCGGCTGCGCGATGATCGGCCAGACCATGATCAACCTCAGCTCCGGCGGTCGCGGCCGGCTGTCCGGGGTGGTCGCCGGGGTGATGATCCTGCTGTTCGTGCTGTTCCTCTCGCCGCTGATCGAGCGCATCCCGCTGGCTGCGCTGGTCGGCGTGATGTTCGTGGTGGCCCAGCAGACCTTCGCCTGGGCCTCGCTACGGGTGCTCGGCAAGGTGCCGCTCAACGATGCGCTGGTGATAGTCGCGGTGACGATGATCACCGTGTTCACCGACCTGGCCACCGCCGTGCTGTGCGGGATCGTCATCGCCGCGCTGAACTTCGCCTGGCAGCAGGCCCGCGAGCTGTACGCCGACAGCGATCTGCAGGCCGACGGCAGCAAGCTGTACCGGGTGCACGGCACGCTGTTCTTCGCCTCGACCACGCCGTTCCTCAACCAGTTCGATGTGGCCGGCGACCCGGCCCAGGTGACCCTCGACTGCCGCCACCTGAGCTTCGTCGACTACTCGGCCATCGCCGCGCTGAAGACCCTGCGCGAGCGCTACGCCAAGGCCGGCAAGCACCTGCGCGTGCTGCACCTCTCCGAGCGCTGCAAGCAGCTGCTCAAGCGCGCCGGGGTGCACCACGACTGA
- a CDS encoding TetR/AcrR family transcriptional regulator, whose protein sequence is MSAKAGRPVDQQKDRDILEAARELAFEGGPKALTMDRVASLAGVSKATLYARYANRYDLLRAVVSSEAFAINQTLDRTPANREELCKDLAGLIEALSAFIASERHQRLIQALGTIPQDAQDLGEVYRNGPANTQRLLAEYLEAAAHSGLIECPEPLASAEMLLGMVMGLDLLRGQYRVPLERGSEEDCRQHARRVLAAFLASHV, encoded by the coding sequence ATGTCAGCAAAAGCCGGACGTCCCGTCGATCAGCAGAAGGATCGCGACATTCTCGAAGCCGCGCGGGAACTGGCATTCGAGGGAGGACCGAAGGCCCTCACCATGGACCGGGTGGCCAGCCTCGCCGGCGTCTCCAAGGCGACGCTGTATGCCCGCTATGCCAATCGCTACGACCTGCTGCGGGCGGTGGTGAGCAGCGAGGCGTTCGCCATCAACCAGACCCTCGACCGTACTCCCGCGAATCGCGAGGAGCTGTGCAAGGATCTGGCGGGCTTGATCGAGGCGCTGTCCGCCTTCATCGCCAGCGAGCGGCACCAGCGCCTGATCCAGGCCTTGGGAACGATCCCACAGGATGCGCAAGACCTGGGCGAGGTGTACCGCAATGGTCCAGCCAACACCCAGCGCCTGCTTGCCGAGTATCTGGAGGCAGCGGCACACAGCGGGCTGATCGAATGTCCCGAGCCGCTGGCGAGTGCCGAAATGCTGCTGGGCATGGTGATGGGGCTTGACCTGCTGCGTGGTCAGTACCGGGTGCCGCTCGAGCGGGGCAGCGAGGAGGACTGCCGGCAGCATGCTCGCCGGGTGCTGGCGGCCTTCCTGGCGAGCCATGTCTGA
- a CDS encoding efflux RND transporter periplasmic adaptor subunit: protein MRVSSLLFALCLPFLAACKEVPESPATTAPPPVRTVAVSDDTATTLGLSGTVRARVESPLAFQVSGRITRRLSDAGEAVRAGQTLFELDVRDLEQQVRAAAADQAAASAALATAEADLARHRQLQARSFVSAQALERAELARHEASTRRDAAAARLAQARNALDYGRLQAPAAGVLIDVTGEAGQVVAAGEPVALLAQAGEREIEVFFPEGVPPRPNGKLVAADGSLLPLHLRETAGAVDAQGRTLRARYTVLEGAQGLQLGAVLRTRFAADAAGGAFSVPIGAIDERGQGAQVWRLLDGRVKAVAVSVLEVSGETARIRGPLAVGERLVALGTHLLSEDMAVRELAR from the coding sequence ATGCGTGTTTCGTCGCTGTTGTTCGCTCTATGCCTGCCATTTCTCGCCGCCTGCAAGGAGGTACCGGAGTCGCCAGCGACGACCGCCCCGCCGCCGGTCAGGACCGTAGCGGTAAGCGACGACACCGCGACCACGCTCGGCTTGTCCGGCACGGTGCGTGCGCGAGTCGAGTCGCCGCTGGCGTTCCAGGTCAGCGGGCGCATCACCCGGCGCCTGAGCGACGCCGGCGAGGCGGTACGCGCCGGACAGACGCTTTTCGAGCTGGACGTCCGCGACCTCGAGCAACAGGTCCGCGCGGCGGCGGCCGACCAGGCGGCGGCCAGCGCGGCGCTCGCCACCGCCGAGGCCGACCTCGCCCGCCATCGCCAACTGCAGGCGAGGAGCTTCGTCAGTGCGCAGGCCTTAGAGCGCGCCGAACTCGCCCGCCACGAAGCCAGCACCCGCCGCGATGCGGCCGCGGCGCGGCTGGCCCAGGCCCGCAATGCCCTCGACTACGGCCGCCTGCAGGCGCCGGCGGCTGGGGTGCTGATCGACGTGACCGGCGAAGCCGGCCAGGTGGTCGCCGCCGGGGAGCCGGTCGCCCTGCTCGCCCAGGCCGGCGAACGCGAAATCGAGGTGTTCTTTCCCGAAGGCGTGCCCCCGCGGCCAAATGGCAAACTGGTCGCCGCGGACGGCTCGTTGCTGCCGCTGCACCTGCGCGAAACCGCCGGCGCCGTCGATGCCCAGGGGCGTACCCTGCGCGCCCGCTACACGGTGCTGGAAGGTGCGCAGGGCCTACAGCTCGGCGCGGTGCTGCGTACCCGCTTCGCCGCGGATGCCGCCGGTGGCGCCTTCTCGGTGCCCATCGGTGCCATCGACGAGCGCGGCCAGGGCGCCCAGGTCTGGCGTCTGCTCGACGGCCGCGTGAAGGCGGTCGCGGTCAGCGTGCTGGAGGTCAGTGGCGAAACCGCGCGGATCCGCGGCCCGCTGGCGGTCGGCGAACGTCTGGTCGCCCTCGGTACCCACCTGCTCAGCGAGGACATGGCGGTGCGGGAGCTGGCCCGATGA